The region CTGGGCATCGAGGCGACGGCACTCCGCTGAGCAGCCATGTCCCACCGCGGCGTCCGAAATCCGCGAGCCCCCTGCCCCGTACCCCACCTAGCCTCGGGACCATGATGAACGCCACCTCCCCCGCGTCCGCCCGTCGCGCGGACCTGCTCGCCGCGGGCGCCGCGACCGTCACGGTCGTGCTGTGGGCCTCCGCCTTCGTGTCGATCCGCAGCGCGGGCGCGGCGTACTCGCCGGGCGCGCTGGCACTCGGGCGGCTGCTGGCGGGATCCGTCGCGCTGGGCGCCTTCTGTCTCGTACGCGGCGAGGGGTGGCCGCCGCGCGCGGCCTGGCGCGGGATCGCGATATCCGGCCTGCTCTGGTTCGGCTTCTACATGGTGGTGCTCAACTGGGGTGAGCAGCAGGTGGACGCCGGCACGGCGGCACTGGTCGTGAACATCGGCCCCATCCTCATCGCGCTGCTCGGCTCCCGGCTGCTCGGCGACGCGATGCCGCCGCGGCTGCTCGCGGGCATGGCGGTGTCGTTCGCGGGGGCGGTCGCGGTGGGGCTGTCGATGTCCGGCGAGGGCGGGTCCTCGGTGCTCGGGGTGGTCCTGTGTCTGCTCGCCGCCGTCGGCTACGCGGCGGGGGTCGTCGCGCAGAAGCCGGCGCTCGGGCGGGCGAGCGCCCTCCAGGTGACCACGTTCGGATGTCTGGTCGGGACGGTGGCGTGCCTGCCGTTCGCGGGGCAACTCGTCCACGACGTGGCGGACGCGCCCGCCACCGCCACCCTCAACGTGCTCTACCTGGGCGTCTTCCCGACCGCGCTGGCGTTCACGACCTGGGCGTACGCGCTGGCCCGGACCACCGCGAGCCGGATGGGCGCGACGACCTACGCGGTGCCCGCGCTCGTCGTCGCGATGTCCTGGCTGTTCCTCGACGAGGTACCGGCGCTGCTCACGCTCGCGGGCGGCGCACTGTGCCTGGCCGGGGTCGCGGTGTCCCGCTCCCGCCCCCGGTCCAAGGCTTTCAGCGACGCGGGGAACCTCACGGCCGGCCCCCACACACCCGCGGACAACCAAGCCACCCGGGGCTAGGTCCTGTCGTCACATTCCCGTCGTCCGCCCGGAGGGCGGGCCCTGCGGCGTCAGGTGCGTACTCTCGGCGTGCCGGGCACAGGCCCTCGTACTGGATGTACTTGGGTCTGTGCCCGGTGCGGCGAGAGGGCGTGCATGGCGTCGCGGGGCAGACGGGAATGTGACGACAGGGCCTAGAACACCACCAGCGCTCGTCCGCCCTTCCCCGCCACCATGTTCTCGAACGCCCCCGCGATCCCGTCCAGCCCGATTCGCTCGGTCACCAGCATCCCCAGATCCAGACGCCCCGCCCGTACATGCTCCGCCAGCACCGGCAGATCCCGCCCGGGGTCGGAGTTGCCGTACACGCAGCCGGACAGCGTACGGCCCCAGTGGAAGATCTCCAACGCGTTGAAGGTGACGTGCTGGTCCTTGCCACCGATACCGACGACCGTCGTACGTCCGCCGCGGCGGGTGGAGTCCCAGGCCGCGCGAATGGTCACGGCACGGCCCACACACTCGACGGCGACGTCGACACCCTGCTTGCCGGTGAGGGAGCGGATCTCGCGGGCGGTGGTGTCGGAGGCGACGACGTAGTGCGTGGCACCGGC is a window of Streptomyces sp. NBC_00271 DNA encoding:
- a CDS encoding DMT family transporter is translated as MNATSPASARRADLLAAGAATVTVVLWASAFVSIRSAGAAYSPGALALGRLLAGSVALGAFCLVRGEGWPPRAAWRGIAISGLLWFGFYMVVLNWGEQQVDAGTAALVVNIGPILIALLGSRLLGDAMPPRLLAGMAVSFAGAVAVGLSMSGEGGSSVLGVVLCLLAAVGYAAGVVAQKPALGRASALQVTTFGCLVGTVACLPFAGQLVHDVADAPATATLNVLYLGVFPTALAFTTWAYALARTTASRMGATTYAVPALVVAMSWLFLDEVPALLTLAGGALCLAGVAVSRSRPRSKAFSDAGNLTAGPHTPADNQATRG